In a single window of the Nicotiana tomentosiformis chromosome 8, ASM39032v3, whole genome shotgun sequence genome:
- the LOC104105377 gene encoding uncharacterized protein produces the protein MASKKIIAICQSGGEFVTNNEDGTLTYTGGEAYALDVDDQTVLADFKKEVAENFQFATEGMTIKYFLPGNKKTLITISKDKDLKRMINFFKDADQVEIFIIYDEAVVRNVPNVSASRSTTASEAAVTPPTPADMIHCDDLLGANASVDTTLLCSYPGNNEENTERHRRAATQWENTITGVGQRFNSFAEFREALHKYSIAHGFTYRYKKNDSRRVTAKCKAEGCSWCIYASRLPTTQLICIKKMNAKHTCDGAAVKAGYRSTRGWMGSIIKEKLKVAPNYKPKDIAKDIEREYGIQLNYSQARRAKEKAREQLQGSFKEAYSQLPLFCEKIRETNPGSVATIATKEDSSFHRLFIAFHASISGFQQGCCPLLFLDSILLYAKYQGTLLAAVGVDGNDGVFPVAFAVVDEETGDNWHWFLSELKSAVPTSCPITFVSDSQRGIRESLQNVFGEQCYHGFCLRYLAEKLNNDLKGQFSHEARRLMIQDLYAAACASKLESFDRCVENLKAISPEVYNWVTRSEPEHWANAFFGGARYGHLTSNFGQLFYDWVAEVNELPITQMVDALRGKIMELIYTRRVDSSQWVTPLTPVMEQKLQSETSRARSLQVLPSHGSTFEVHGESVEVVDIDQWDCSCREWQLNGLPCCHAIAVFECLGRSPYDHCSRYFSTETYHVTYAESINPIPNLEKPIKGEPDMDHVAIVVTPPPTKRPPGRPKMKKVDTFDIVKRQMQCSKCKGLGHNKKTCGKVNNIDESDPLLLTGLVTGELEGNTGSLDSSSPM, from the exons ATGGCTTCGAAGAAAATAATTGCAATATGTCAATCTGGAGGAGAGTTTGTGACAAACAATGAGGATGGAACTTTGACATATACAGGTGGAGAGGCTTATGCTTTGGATGTTGATGACCAGACAGTTTTGGCTGACTTTAAGAAAGAAGTAGCAGAGAACTTTCAGTTTGCTACTGAAGGAATGAcaataaaatattttcttcctgGGAATAAGAAGACTCTCATTACTATATCTAAAGATAAGGACCTCAAACGTATGATTAATTTCTTCAAGGATGCTGATCAAGTTGAGATTTTTATAATTTATGATGAAGCTGTTGTGAGAAATGTGCCCAATGTCTCTGCTAGTAG GTCGACAACTGCGTCAGAGGCAGCGGTTACTCCTCCCACCCCTGCGGATATGATCCATTGTGATGATCTGCTTGGTGCAAATGCTTCCGTTGACACAACTCTCCTGTGTTCCTATCCCGGCAACAATGAGGAGAACACGGAGAGGCATCGCAGAGCAGCTACACAATGGGAGAACACAATAACTGGTGTGGGTCAAAGGTTCAATAGTTTTGCTGAATTTCGTGAAGCTCTGCATAAATACTCAATTGCCCATGGATTCACTTATAGGTATAAGAAAAATGATAGTCGCAGGGTAACTGCTAAATGCAAGGCTGAAGGTTGTTCTTGGTGCATATATGCGTCAAGGTTGCCTACGACTCAGCTAATATGCATTAAGAAAATGAATGCGAAGCATACATGTGATGGAGCTGCTGTTAAAGCTGGGTACCGATCAACGAGAGGATGGATGGGTAGTATAATAAAGGAAAAGTTGAAGGTTGCTCCGAACTACAAGCCCAAGGATATAGCAAAAGATATTGAGCGTGAATATGGCATTCAATTGAACTATTCTCAGGCAAGGcgtgcaaaagaaaaggcaagagAGCAGCTTCAGGGTTCTTTCAAAGAGGCATACAGTCAATTACCCTTATTCTGTGAGAAAATTAGAGAAACTAATCCTGGTAGTGTTGCTACAATTGCTACTAAGGAGGACTCGAGTTTCCATCGTCTGTTTATTGCATTTCATGCCTCAATATCTGGTTTTCAACAAGGTTGCTGCCCTCTTCTTTTCCTGGACAGCATTCTTCTCTATGCGAAGTATCAAGGAACACTTTTGGCGGCCGTAGGTGTAGATGGAAATGATGGCGTTTTTCCAGTAGCCTTTGCAGTTGTAGATGAAGAGACTGGCGACAACTGGCATTGGTTTCTTTCAGAGCTTAAATCTGCTGTCCCAACATCCTGTCCGATAACTTTTGTTTCTGATTCCCAAAGAGGTATAAGAGAGTCATTGCAAAATGTGTTTGGTGAGCAGTGTTACCATGGCTTTTGTCTGCGTTATCTTGCTGAAAAACTTAATAATGATTTAAAAGGGCAGTTTTCACATGAAGCCAGGCGCCTTATGATCCAAGATTTATACGCTGCCGCTTGTGCCTCAAAGCTTGAGTCTTTCGACCGCTGTGTTGAGAATTTGAAAGCTATCTCACCCGAAGTTTACAATTGGGTCACTAGAAGTGAGCCTGAACACTGGGCAAATGCATTTTTTGGAGGGGCAAGGTATGGCCACTTGACATCCAACTTCGGCCAGCTTTTTTATGATTGGGTAGCGGAGGTGAACGAGCTGCCAATAACTCAAATGGTTGATGCATTACGAGGTAAAATAATGGAATTGATATATACTAGGCGTGTTGATTCCAGTCAGTGGGTTACGCCATTGACCCCTGTGATGGAACAAAAACTTCAAAGTGAAACGTCACGAGCAAGGTCGCTTCAAGTGTTACCCTCACACGGGAGCACATTTGAAGTGCACGGTGAATCTGTTGAAGTAGTTGATATTGATCAGTGGGATTGTAGTTGCAGAGAGTGGCAGCTTAACGGGTTGCCATGTTGCCATGCTATTGCTGTTTTTGAATGCCTAGGGAGGAGCCCCTATGATCATTGCTCCAGATACTTCTCAACTGAGACTTACCATGTGACATATGCCGAATCAATTAACCCCATACCTAATCTCGAAAAACCAATAAAAGGTGAACCCGATATGGACCATGTGGCCATTGTTGTTACTCCTCCACCAACAAAACGTCCACCTGGCCGACCAAAGATGAAAAAGGTGGACACTTTTGACATAGTCAAACGTCAGATGCAGTGTAGCAAGTGTAAGGGTCTGGGCCACAATAAGAAGACATGCGG GAAGGTGAATAATATCGATGAATCGGACCCTCTACTACTCACAGGCTTGGTAACCGGAGAACTTGAAGGGAATACAGGATCCTTGGACTCTTCTTCTCCAATGTAG